A region of Saccopteryx leptura isolate mSacLep1 chromosome X, mSacLep1_pri_phased_curated, whole genome shotgun sequence DNA encodes the following proteins:
- the LOC136386242 gene encoding melanoma-associated antigen B4-like, which produces MPRGQKSKLRAREKRHQNKAETQSPESVQTAAGEEEEAACSSSSVFGEASLSSTGAVSLQVSPSAPDTTGATAGVSCKRSEVKARGRVHKRKNAPQASTSTEFCDLDLLTKKARMVMKYVLCQYQLKKPIRKAEMLKIVHKWYKKDFPEILRRVTDQLDLIYGLELKEDKPNGTFYSLTETPGTSSLNKCWRYPIKGILMLLLGVIFLNGKCASEEELWRFLNFMGVYDGKKHFIYGDPRKLITQDLVQEEYLVYRQVPFSDPPGYEFLWGPRAEAETSTLKVLEFFAKLNDSDVTDFPILYAKALREDQERAQSRAQAASTSTAGPPSEASGSSSTTSS; this is translated from the coding sequence ATGCCTCGTGGTCAGAAGAGTAAGCTCCGTGCTCGTGAGAAACGCCACCAGAACAAAGCTGAGACCCAAAGTCCTGAGAGTGTTCAgacggctgcaggagaggaagaagaggctgcttgctcttcctcttctgttttcgGGGAAGCCTCCTTGAGTTCCACTGGTGCTGTCTCTCTGCAGGTGTCTCCAAGTGCTCCAGACACCACTGGTGCCACTGCAGGGGTTTCATGCAAAAGATCTGAGGTAAAAGCCAGAGGCCgtgttcacaaaagaaaaaatgccccCCAGGCCTCAACTTCCACTGAGTTTTGTGACCTGGATCTTCTAACCAAGAAGGCGAGAATGGTGATGAAGTACGTGCTTTGTCAGTATCAACTGAAGAAGCCCATTAGAAAGGCAGAAATGCTGAAGATAGTCCACAAATGGTACAAGAAGGATTTTCCTGAGATCCTCAGGAGGGTCACTGACCAATTGGATCTGATCTATGGCCTGGAATTGAAAGAAGACAAGCCAAACGGTACCTTCTACAGCCTTACCGAAACTCCAGGTACTAGCAGTCTTAACAAGTGCTGGAGATATCCTATAAAAGGAATTCTGATGCTTCTACTGGGTGTGATCTTCTTGAATGGCAAGTGCGCCTCTGAAGAAGAGCTCTGGAGATTTCTGAATTTCATGGGCGTCTATGATGGAAAGAAACACTTTATCTATGGGGATCCCAGAAAGCTTATCACCCAAGATTTGGTGCAGGAAGAATATCTGGTGTACCGGCAGGTGCCCTTCAGTGATCCTCCAGGTTATGAGTTCCTGTGGGGTCCAAGAGCCGAAGCTGAGACCTCCACATTGAAAGTGCTAGAGTTTTTCGCCAAGCTCAATGATTCTGATGTTACTGACTTTCCAATTCTGTATGCAAAGGCTTTGAGAGAGGATCAAGAGAGAGCTCAAAGCAGAGCCCAAGCTGCATCCACATCCACAGCTGGCCCTCCTTCCGAGGCCAGTGGGAGCTCCAGTACCACATCTAGCTGA
- the LOC136386243 gene encoding melanoma-associated antigen B2-like, which produces MPRGQKSKLRAREKRRQNKAEAQGLDSVQAAAREEEEAACSSSSVFGEASLSSTGAVSLQVSPSAPDTTGATAGVSCKRSGKAKGRVQRSKNAAQASASTEIFAPDLLTQKAILLVEYLLGQYQLKKPIRKAEMLKVVRKWYKKDFPEILKRATDRMDLIYGLELKEDKPNGNVYSLFEPPGAGRLNKCWRFPRKGMLMPLLGMIFLNGNYASEAEIWEFLNIMGIYEREYHFVFGEPRKLIMQDLVQEEYLLYLQVPYSDPPCYEFFWGPRAEAETTKMKVLEFLTKFNDSIITDYPLLYEEALQEEQERAQTRAQAASISTAGPPSEDSGSSSTASSCVPHPE; this is translated from the coding sequence ATGCCTCGTGGTCAGAAGAGTAAGCTCCGTGCTCGTGAGAAACGCCGCCAGAACAAAGCTGAGGCCCAAGGTCTTGACAGTGttcaggcagctgcaagagaggaagaagaggctgcttgctcttcctcttctgtttttgGTGAAGCCTCCTTGAGCTCCACTGGTGCTGTCTCTTTGCAGGTGTCTCCAAGTGCTCCAGACACCACTGGTGCCACTGCAGGGGTTTCATGCAAAAGATCAGGAAAAGCCAAAGGCCGTGTTCAGAGAAGTAAAAATGCTGCCCAGGCCTCAGCTTCCACTGAGATCTTTGCCCCAGATCTTCTAACTCAGAAGGCGATTCTGCTGGTAGAGTACCTGCTAGGTCAGTATCAACTGAAGAAGCCCATTAGAAAGGCAGAAATGCTGAAGGTAGTCCGCAAATGGTACAAGAAGGACTTTCCTGAGATCCTCAAGAGAGCCACTGACCGCATGGATCTGATCTATGGCCTAGAATTGAAAGAAGACAAGCCCAACGGGAACGTCTACAGCCTTTTCGAACCTCCAGGTGCTGGCAGGCTTAACAAGTGCTGGAGATTTCCTAGAAAAGGAATGCTGATGCCTCTGCTGGGTATGATCTTCTTGAATGGCAACTACGCCTCTGAGGCGGAGATCTGGGAATTCCTGAATATTATGGGCATCTATGAGAGAGAGTATCACTTCGTCTTTGGGGAGCCCAGGAAGCTTATCATGCAAGATTTGGTGCAGGAAGAATATCTACTGTACCTTCAAGTGCCCTACAGTGATCCTCCATGTTATGAGTTCTTCTGGGGGCCAAGAGCAGAAGCTGAGACCACCAAGATGAAAGTCCTGGAGTTTCTGACCAAGTTCAATGATTCTATCATCACTGACTATCCACTCCTATATGAAGAGGCTTTGCAAGAGGAGCAAGAGAGGGCTCAAACCAGAGCCCAAGCTGCATCCATATCCACGGCTGGCCCTCCTTCCGAGGACAGTGGGAGCTCCAGTACCGCATCTAGCTGCGTCCCGCACCCTGAGTGA